Proteins encoded together in one Triticum dicoccoides isolate Atlit2015 ecotype Zavitan chromosome 7B, WEW_v2.0, whole genome shotgun sequence window:
- the LOC119337365 gene encoding putative disease resistance protein RGA4 isoform X1: MLSQLQHTSGVTSPFSFELLKQITNNFSEEHIIGRGAYGVVYKGVLDNGKEIAVKKLKYMPPEHDSNKQFENECTNLMGVQHQNIVRLVGYCHETRREYVEHGGKYVWAEVDERVLCFEYLHGGSLDKHVSDEPCKLDWDMCYKIIKGVSEGLNHLHKDSIFHFDLKPGNILLDNNMMPKIGDFSLSRFFPSAETCTTATNFGTLGYIPPEHIIGHQISPKYDVFSLGVIIVIIMAGFKGYYEYKDTASFEFIKLVCEMWQKRVHATTWSHISQEVKTCIEIALRCIKHDREERPTISHVVDVLSRIDVEKLSLKCETTNLQSTGALAYNEYTTSSSSMGVHGGPTTVEFTPGEVGEDDRSMHESDTVEPMIYEHEPIMRSEERLHTPVTMGTMDTVGVISGFKECDNLFQWARSTISSQWSGTQEQRLHEELFRLGNGLQCLRDTLPAMYDLIDRAEWKIHNPRVAELLSTLKDAVYDADDLLDEFRWYMLKVKVDGNGSQSPFMDFFNNVVKGSFIKVVAMRERLDNISIHLRSMGLHEVTTRFDKSVRPETSSFPNETKIFGRDMELKHIIELLCAPINSSDAHPKRQKGNTAVDVSTSTSARNQIGNESRISDLPVLPIVGIGGVGKTTLAQHICSHKQVESHFDIIIWVCVSDDFDVKRLTKEVIQSCPEKYATTENLNLLQKNFSEIARTKKLLIVLDDMWDDVLKENGQCWNRFCAPLKNVLPGSMMLVTTRSPQVPDRVGTMDPITLEGLKDDVFWNFFKLCVFESGSSNNNNLESIGRRIVPKLKGSPLAAKTLGRILRMNLQVVHWNDVLESELWKLSQEETEILPALRLSYMYLPFHLKRCFSFCAVYPKDYKFRKDHLAGIWVAEGFVEPRGDTPLQDIGCEYFNDLLNRSFFQEVQGGYLIHDLLHDMAQKVSEHECFIVKRKSDFKDIPPNVRHLSILSSTDIENASLLRLCHFTKLRTLLFDKPLANKNIPTSILEKWWSELLCLRVIVCVATNELPAAIGNLKHLRYLQILRASHFKSLPAEFCRLYNLQILSVQECKLESLPSDFSNLICLQRFESYGFQCSSVLRSCLEELYFEVSVDAANDGQERGFRLMKNINQVGELEIYNIDKLSKEHAAEAQLQNKKYLKILKLSWSWPLWSSPEDSIDVLRVLQPPTCLKSLLLRGYPGVLLPGWFPTEISPSLRSPLFISCGLESSLASTNPERINPSVIPEVLTDNINDITGIFSSLAELLIDNCQNLSCLEHVVHATTIKKITIKDCNNLVSVPAERFGDLCCLEELKVQGCPNISVQILVAPSLKRLVLGKESDFSYDDPSCGNLADNIDCCTLTYFFLSSNHLTSIQLEMWNLPALKELNISHCQFLESIIGQSGQVIRNTGGSRVFPYLTSLTIERCYMLSTVDDFLSEEYLPAIERVCIRSCGRLKSLPGERFENFSYLKDLEISDCSRLSWKKGFLLPSSLQRLTLYKCGNISAWVPSCLQNLTSLVTLRIDACRHITSIPGRLWSTSLTSLENLSISYCPDIVSIGGENAISEIQNVQIKHCHKMEDLKQPLERGNRFSCISRVEPVFLYAPHWEASYSSVEIACCSTWESVSEMTF; this comes from the exons ATGTTGAGCCAATTACAACACACAAGTGGGGTGACATCGCCGTTCTCATTTGAGTTGTTAAAACAGATCACTAATAATTTTTCCGAGGAGCACATAATTGGTCGTGGTGCGTATGGAGTGGTTTACAAG GGAGTATTGGACAATGGGAAAGAGATTGCTGTGAAGAAGCTTAAATACATGCCTCCAGAACATGACAGCAATAAACAATTTGAGAATGAGTGTACAAACCTTATGGGGGTCCAACATCAAAATATCGTGCGGTTAGTTGGCTACTGTCATGAAACACGCCGTGAATATGTGGAACATGGTGGAAAATACGTTTGGGCTGAGGTGGATGAACGAGTTCTCTGCTTTGAATACTTGCATGGTGGAAGCCTTGACAAACATGTCTCTG ACGAACCATGCAAACTTGATTGGGACATGTGCTACAAAATAATTAAGGGAGTCTCTGAAGGTTTAAATCACCTTCATAAGGACTCCATTTTCCATTTTGACTTGAAGCCTGGAAATATATTGCTGGATAACAACATGATGCCGAAAATTGGCGATTTTAGTTTATCAAGATTCTTTCCTTCAGCAGAAACCTGCACCACAGCGACAAATTTTGGAACATT GGGGTACATACCACCAGAACACATAATCGGACACCAAATCTCACCGAAATATGATGTATTCAGTTTGGGTGTTATAATCGTAATAATAATGGCAGGATTCAAGGGCTACTATGAATATAAAGATACCGCTTCCTTTGAATTCATCAAGCTT GTATGTGAAATGTGGCAAAAAAGGGTACATGCAACGACGTGGTCACACATATCACAAGAAGTTAAGACATGCATCGAAATAGCGTTAAGATGTATTAAGCATGATCGAGAGGAAAGGCCTACTATAAGCCATGTTGTTGATGTACTTAGTAGGATTGATGTTGAGAAGTTGTCACTTAAGTGCGAG ACCACTAATTTACAAAGCACGGGGGCCTTGGCCTACAATGAATACACGACTTCCTCAT CTTCGATGGGAGTTCATGGTGGTCCCACTACGGTTGAATTCACACCTGGCGAGGTGGGAGAGGATGATAGATCGATGCATGAAAGTGACACGGTTGAGCCCATGATTTACGAACACGAGCCTATCATGAG GTCGGAAGAAAGGCTTCATACTCCGGTCACCATGGGTACTATGGATACTGTTGGGGTTATTAGTGGCTTCAAGGAGTGTGATAATCTTTTTCAGTGGGCTAGATCTACCATTTCCTCCCAGTGGAGTGGTACACAAGAGCAGAGGCTTCATGAGGAATTGTTTCGATTGGGGAATGGCCTACAATGCCTTAGGGATACTCTTCCCGCCATGTATGATCTCATTGATCGAGCAGAGTGGAAGATCCATAATCCTCGTGTGGCAGAGCTCCTTTCAACACTCAAAGACGCAGTGTATGATGCTGATGACCTTCTTGATGAGTTCAGATGGTACATGTTGAAGGTAAAAGTGGACGGAAATGGAAGCCAATCTCCTTTCATGGACTTCTTCAATAATGTTGTTAAAGGAAGCTTTATCAAAGTGGTTGCTATGCGGGAAAGGCTGGATAATATTTCCATTCACCTTCGTAGTATGGGGTTACATGAAGTCACAACACGGTTTGACAAATCAGTCAGGCCAGAGACTAGCTCTTTCCCAAATGAAACAAAAATCTTTGGTCGTGACATGGAGCTAAAGCATATAATTGAATTGCTTTGTGCACCAATAAATAGTAGTGATGCTCATCCCAAACGCCAGAAAGGAAATACTGCAGTTGATGTATCAACAAGTACATCAGCAAGAAACCAAATTGGTAATGAATCAAGAATATCAGATCTTCCTGTTTTACCCATAGTTGGAATTGGGGGTGTTGGAAAGACCACTCTGGCTCAACATATATGTAGTCATAAACAAGTGGAGTCtcattttgacataataatttgggTTTGCGTCTCAGATGACTTTGACGTGAAGAGGTTAACTAAAGAGGTCATACAGTCTTGTCCTGAAAAATATGCAACAACTGAAAATTTGAATTTGCTTCAGAAGAACTTTTCTGAGATTGCAAGAACTAAAAAGTTATTGATTGTTCTGGATGATATGTGGGATGATGTTTTGAAGGAAAATGGGCAGTGCTGGAACAGGTTTTGTGCACCTTTAAAGAATGTACTACCGGGAAGTATGATGTTGGTCACTACTAGAAGTCCACAGGTTCCTGACAGAGTGGGCACGATGGATCCCATTACATTGGAAGGTTTAAAGGATGATGTTTTTTGGAATTTTTTCAAATTATGTGTTTTTGAATCTGGGAGTTCCAATAATAATAATTTGGAAAGCATTGGTAGAAGGATAGTTCCTAAGTTGAAGGGTTCTCCTTTAGCCGCCAAAACTCTTGGACGAATATTAAGAATGAACCTTCAAGTAGTACATTGGAATGATGTACTAGAGAGTGAATTGTGGAAGTTGAGCCAGGAAGAGACTGAAATCTTGCCAGCCCTTCGGTTGAGCTACATGTATTTACCATTTCATTTGAAGAGGTGCTTCTCATTTTGTGCAGTGTATCCCAAAGATTACAAATTTCGGAAGGACCATTTAGCTGGAATTTGGGTGGCAGAAGGCTTTGTTGAACCTCGTGGTGATACTCCACTTCAAGATATTGGATGTGAATACTTCAATGACCTTTTAAATCGGTCCTTCTTTCAAGAAGTACAAGGTGGATACTTAATCCATGACTTGCTGCATGACATGGCACAGAAAGTTTCAGAGCATGAGTGCTTCATCGTGAAAAGAAAGAGTGACTTTAAAGATATTCCTCCTAATGTTCGCCATTTGTCAATACTCTCTAGCACAGACATTGAAAATGCCAGCTTGTTGAGGCTATGCCACTTCACAAAGCTTCGTACGCTTCTTTTTGACAAGCCTTTAGCAAACAAAAATATTCCAACTAGCATTTTGGAAAAATGGTGGAGTGAACTTCTGTGTCTACGTGTGATTGTTTGCGTTGCTACTAATGAGTTACCAGCTGCTATTGGAAACTTGAAGCATCTTCGGTACCTTCAAATCTTGAGAGCTTCACATTTCAAGAGTCTTCCCGCTGAGTTCTGTCGGCTGTATAATCTGCAGATTTTAAGTGTTCAGGAATGCAAGCTAGAAAGCTTGCCTAGTGACTTTAGTAATCTGATATGCTTACAGAGATTTGAATCGTATGGATTTCAATGTAGTTCAGTGTTGAGAAGTTGCCTTGAAGAACTTTATTTTGAAGTGAGTGTTGATGCAGCCAATGATGGACAGGAACGAGGATTTAGGTTGATGAAGAATATTAACCAAGTCGGTGAATTGGAGATATATAATATTGACAAGCTAAGTAAGGAGCATGCTGCAGAAGCCCAACTACAGAATAAGAAGTATCTTAAGATTCTGAAACTGTCATGGTCATGGCCTCTGTGGAGTTCTCCGGAAGACAGTATAGACGTCCTTCGAGTTCTACAACCTCCCACCTGCCTCAAGTCTCTGCTCCTCCGTGGTTATCCAGGTGTGTTGCTTCCAGGGTGGTTTCCGACTGAGATTTCGCcaagcttaaggtcacctttatTTATCAGTTGTGGACTTGAGAGCTCATTGGCATCCACTAACCCAGAGCGTATAAACCCAAGTGTGATACCGGAGGTGCTTACTGACAACATTAATGATATTACTGGTATTTTCTCATCCCTGGCGGAACTACTCATTGATAATTGCCAAAATTTATCATGCCTCGAACATGTTGTACATGCAACAACAATCAAGAAAATCACAATTAAAGATTGCAACAACCTAGTTTCAGTACCAGCTGAAAGATTTGGGGATCTCTGTTGCCTTGAAGAACTGAAGGTGCAAGGATGTCCAAATATATCTGTGCAAATTTTGGTTGCACCTTCTCTCAAGAGGCTTGTGCTGGGTAAGGAGAGTGATTTTAGTTATGATGACCCTAGTTGTGGCAATCTCGCAGACAATATAGACTGTTGCACCCTCACCTACTTTTTTTTGTCAAGCAACCATCTCACATCCATCCAACTAGAAATGTGGAATCTTCCAGCATTAAAGGAGTTGAATATTTCACATTGTCAATTTCTTGAATCTATCATTGGACAATCTGGACAGGTCATCAGAAACACTGGTGGATCTAGAGTATTCCCATATCTTACTTCACTAACAATTGAGCGGTGTTACATGCTGTCAACCGTTGATGATTTCCTATCAGAAGAATATCTACCTGCCATTGAGAGAGTTTGTATCAGATCTTGTGGCAGATTAAAGTCCTTGCCCGGTGAAAGGTTTGAGAATTTTTCTTATCTGAAGGATTTGGAGATCTCTGATTGCAGTAGACTCAGCTGGAAGAAGGGATTTCTGTTACCATCTTCCCTCCAAAGACTCACCTTATATAAATGCGGGAATATCTCTGCATGGGTTCCCAGCTGCCTACAAAACCTTACATCCCTTGTTACATTGAGGATTGATGCATGTCGGCACATAACATCCATTCCAGGCAGGCTTTGGAGCACTAGTCTCACATCACTTGAGAATTTATCGATTTCATATTGTCCAGACATTGTATCAATTGGAGGAGAAAACGCAATTTCAGAAATACAGAATGTACAGATTAAACACTGTCATAAGATGGAGGATTTAAAGCAGCCCTTGGAAAGAGGCAATCGGTTCTCATGCATCTCGAGAGTGGAGCCAGTCTTCCTTTATG CACCACACTGGGAAGCATCATACTCTTCAGTGGAGATTGCTTGTTGCAGCACATGGGAATCAGTTTCAGAAATGACATTTTGA
- the LOC119337365 gene encoding putative receptor-like protein kinase At4g00960 isoform X3 → MLSQLQHTSGVTSPFSFELLKQITNNFSEEHIIGRGAYGVVYKGVLDNGKEIAVKKLKYMPPEHDSNKQFENECTNLMGVQHQNIVRLVGYCHETRREYVEHGGKYVWAEVDERVLCFEYLHGGSLDKHVSDEPCKLDWDMCYKIIKGVSEGLNHLHKDSIFHFDLKPGNILLDNNMMPKIGDFSLSRFFPSAETCTTATNFGTLGYIPPEHIIGHQISPKYDVFSLGVIIVIIMAGFKGYYEYKDTASFEFIKLVCEMWQKRVHATTWSHISQEVKTCIEIALRCIKHDREERPTISHVVDVLSRIDVEKLSLKCETTNLQSTGALAYNEYTTSSSSMGVHGGPTTVEFTPGEVGEDDRSMHESDTVEPMIYEHEPIMRFPPSR, encoded by the exons ATGTTGAGCCAATTACAACACACAAGTGGGGTGACATCGCCGTTCTCATTTGAGTTGTTAAAACAGATCACTAATAATTTTTCCGAGGAGCACATAATTGGTCGTGGTGCGTATGGAGTGGTTTACAAG GGAGTATTGGACAATGGGAAAGAGATTGCTGTGAAGAAGCTTAAATACATGCCTCCAGAACATGACAGCAATAAACAATTTGAGAATGAGTGTACAAACCTTATGGGGGTCCAACATCAAAATATCGTGCGGTTAGTTGGCTACTGTCATGAAACACGCCGTGAATATGTGGAACATGGTGGAAAATACGTTTGGGCTGAGGTGGATGAACGAGTTCTCTGCTTTGAATACTTGCATGGTGGAAGCCTTGACAAACATGTCTCTG ACGAACCATGCAAACTTGATTGGGACATGTGCTACAAAATAATTAAGGGAGTCTCTGAAGGTTTAAATCACCTTCATAAGGACTCCATTTTCCATTTTGACTTGAAGCCTGGAAATATATTGCTGGATAACAACATGATGCCGAAAATTGGCGATTTTAGTTTATCAAGATTCTTTCCTTCAGCAGAAACCTGCACCACAGCGACAAATTTTGGAACATT GGGGTACATACCACCAGAACACATAATCGGACACCAAATCTCACCGAAATATGATGTATTCAGTTTGGGTGTTATAATCGTAATAATAATGGCAGGATTCAAGGGCTACTATGAATATAAAGATACCGCTTCCTTTGAATTCATCAAGCTT GTATGTGAAATGTGGCAAAAAAGGGTACATGCAACGACGTGGTCACACATATCACAAGAAGTTAAGACATGCATCGAAATAGCGTTAAGATGTATTAAGCATGATCGAGAGGAAAGGCCTACTATAAGCCATGTTGTTGATGTACTTAGTAGGATTGATGTTGAGAAGTTGTCACTTAAGTGCGAG ACCACTAATTTACAAAGCACGGGGGCCTTGGCCTACAATGAATACACGACTTCCTCAT CTTCGATGGGAGTTCATGGTGGTCCCACTACGGTTGAATTCACACCTGGCGAGGTGGGAGAGGATGATAGATCGATGCATGAAAGTGACACGGTTGAGCCCATGATTTACGAACACGAGCCTATCATGAG GTTTCCACCTTCAAGGTAA
- the LOC119337365 gene encoding putative receptor-like protein kinase At4g00960 isoform X2, which produces MLSQLQHTSGVTSPFSFELLKQITNNFSEEHIIGRGAYGVVYKGVLDNGKEIAVKKLKYMPPEHDSNKQFENECTNLMGVQHQNIVRLVGYCHETRREYVEHGGKYVWAEVDERVLCFEYLHGGSLDKHVSDEPCKLDWDMCYKIIKGVSEGLNHLHKDSIFHFDLKPGNILLDNNMMPKIGDFSLSRFFPSAETCTTATNFGTLGYIPPEHIIGHQISPKYDVFSLGVIIVIIMAGFKGYYEYKDTASFEFIKLVCEMWQKRVHATTWSHISQEVKTCIEIALRCIKHDREERPTISHVVDVLSRIDVEKLSLKCETTNLQSTGALAYNEYTTSSSSMGVHGGPTTVEFTPGEVGEDDRSMHESDTVEPMIYEHEPIMRAIWEPQDVTQTSEDNILDDGYSQRNSNIFFFLQTKISL; this is translated from the exons ATGTTGAGCCAATTACAACACACAAGTGGGGTGACATCGCCGTTCTCATTTGAGTTGTTAAAACAGATCACTAATAATTTTTCCGAGGAGCACATAATTGGTCGTGGTGCGTATGGAGTGGTTTACAAG GGAGTATTGGACAATGGGAAAGAGATTGCTGTGAAGAAGCTTAAATACATGCCTCCAGAACATGACAGCAATAAACAATTTGAGAATGAGTGTACAAACCTTATGGGGGTCCAACATCAAAATATCGTGCGGTTAGTTGGCTACTGTCATGAAACACGCCGTGAATATGTGGAACATGGTGGAAAATACGTTTGGGCTGAGGTGGATGAACGAGTTCTCTGCTTTGAATACTTGCATGGTGGAAGCCTTGACAAACATGTCTCTG ACGAACCATGCAAACTTGATTGGGACATGTGCTACAAAATAATTAAGGGAGTCTCTGAAGGTTTAAATCACCTTCATAAGGACTCCATTTTCCATTTTGACTTGAAGCCTGGAAATATATTGCTGGATAACAACATGATGCCGAAAATTGGCGATTTTAGTTTATCAAGATTCTTTCCTTCAGCAGAAACCTGCACCACAGCGACAAATTTTGGAACATT GGGGTACATACCACCAGAACACATAATCGGACACCAAATCTCACCGAAATATGATGTATTCAGTTTGGGTGTTATAATCGTAATAATAATGGCAGGATTCAAGGGCTACTATGAATATAAAGATACCGCTTCCTTTGAATTCATCAAGCTT GTATGTGAAATGTGGCAAAAAAGGGTACATGCAACGACGTGGTCACACATATCACAAGAAGTTAAGACATGCATCGAAATAGCGTTAAGATGTATTAAGCATGATCGAGAGGAAAGGCCTACTATAAGCCATGTTGTTGATGTACTTAGTAGGATTGATGTTGAGAAGTTGTCACTTAAGTGCGAG ACCACTAATTTACAAAGCACGGGGGCCTTGGCCTACAATGAATACACGACTTCCTCAT CTTCGATGGGAGTTCATGGTGGTCCCACTACGGTTGAATTCACACCTGGCGAGGTGGGAGAGGATGATAGATCGATGCATGAAAGTGACACGGTTGAGCCCATGATTTACGAACACGAGCCTATCATGAG AGCTATTTGGGAGCCTCAAGATGTGACCCAGACAAGCGAGGACAACATCCTTGATGATGGCTACAGCCAGAGGAACTcaaatatatttttctttttgcaaaccaaaatTTCCCTGTGA
- the LOC119337365 gene encoding putative receptor-like protein kinase At4g00960 isoform X4, with amino-acid sequence MLSQLQHTSGVTSPFSFELLKQITNNFSEEHIIGRGAYGVVYKGVLDNGKEIAVKKLKYMPPEHDSNKQFENECTNLMGVQHQNIVRLVGYCHETRREYVEHGGKYVWAEVDERVLCFEYLHGGSLDKHVSDEPCKLDWDMCYKIIKGVSEGLNHLHKDSIFHFDLKPGNILLDNNMMPKIGDFSLSRFFPSAETCTTATNFGTLGYIPPEHIIGHQISPKYDVFSLGVIIVIIMAGFKGYYEYKDTASFEFIKLVCEMWQKRVHATTWSHISQEVKTCIEIALRCIKHDREERPTISHVVDVLSRIDVEKLSLKCELRWEFMVVPLRLNSHLARWERMIDRCMKVTRLSP; translated from the exons ATGTTGAGCCAATTACAACACACAAGTGGGGTGACATCGCCGTTCTCATTTGAGTTGTTAAAACAGATCACTAATAATTTTTCCGAGGAGCACATAATTGGTCGTGGTGCGTATGGAGTGGTTTACAAG GGAGTATTGGACAATGGGAAAGAGATTGCTGTGAAGAAGCTTAAATACATGCCTCCAGAACATGACAGCAATAAACAATTTGAGAATGAGTGTACAAACCTTATGGGGGTCCAACATCAAAATATCGTGCGGTTAGTTGGCTACTGTCATGAAACACGCCGTGAATATGTGGAACATGGTGGAAAATACGTTTGGGCTGAGGTGGATGAACGAGTTCTCTGCTTTGAATACTTGCATGGTGGAAGCCTTGACAAACATGTCTCTG ACGAACCATGCAAACTTGATTGGGACATGTGCTACAAAATAATTAAGGGAGTCTCTGAAGGTTTAAATCACCTTCATAAGGACTCCATTTTCCATTTTGACTTGAAGCCTGGAAATATATTGCTGGATAACAACATGATGCCGAAAATTGGCGATTTTAGTTTATCAAGATTCTTTCCTTCAGCAGAAACCTGCACCACAGCGACAAATTTTGGAACATT GGGGTACATACCACCAGAACACATAATCGGACACCAAATCTCACCGAAATATGATGTATTCAGTTTGGGTGTTATAATCGTAATAATAATGGCAGGATTCAAGGGCTACTATGAATATAAAGATACCGCTTCCTTTGAATTCATCAAGCTT GTATGTGAAATGTGGCAAAAAAGGGTACATGCAACGACGTGGTCACACATATCACAAGAAGTTAAGACATGCATCGAAATAGCGTTAAGATGTATTAAGCATGATCGAGAGGAAAGGCCTACTATAAGCCATGTTGTTGATGTACTTAGTAGGATTGATGTTGAGAAGTTGTCACTTAAGTGCGAG CTTCGATGGGAGTTCATGGTGGTCCCACTACGGTTGAATTCACACCTGGCGAGGTGGGAGAGGATGATAGATCGATGCATGAAAGTGACACGGTTGAGCCCATGA